The proteins below come from a single Leptotrichia sp. oral taxon 223 genomic window:
- the rsmI gene encoding 16S rRNA (cytidine(1402)-2'-O)-methyltransferase, with protein MFYVVGTPIGNLEDITFRAVKVLKEVDYIFAEDTRVTKKLLSHYEIQKTVYQYHEHNKLHQITNIINLLKDGKTIALVTDAGTPCISDPGFELVNEILKVGIKVVGIPGASSIVTGASISGLDMRRMAYEGFLPKKKGRQTLFNKLKEEERTIVILESPNRILKTLKDIKEYLGERYVVITRELTKIYEEIIRGNVSEIIEKLEEKPIKGEIVLFIRAINDDGIYLKNQ; from the coding sequence ATGTTTTATGTTGTTGGTACACCAATTGGAAATTTAGAGGACATAACTTTTAGAGCGGTAAAAGTTTTGAAGGAAGTTGATTATATTTTTGCGGAGGATACAAGAGTTACAAAAAAACTTCTTTCCCACTACGAAATCCAGAAAACAGTGTACCAATACCATGAGCATAATAAGCTTCATCAAATCACAAACATTATTAATCTTCTAAAAGATGGGAAAACAATTGCGCTTGTAACAGACGCTGGAACGCCATGTATTTCAGATCCTGGCTTTGAGCTGGTAAATGAGATTCTGAAGGTTGGGATAAAAGTTGTCGGAATACCAGGAGCCTCGTCAATTGTAACAGGTGCAAGCATTTCAGGACTGGATATGCGAAGAATGGCATACGAAGGCTTTTTACCAAAAAAAAAAGGCAGACAGACACTTTTCAATAAATTAAAGGAAGAAGAGCGGACAATCGTAATTTTGGAATCACCCAACAGAATTTTGAAAACCCTAAAGGATATAAAGGAATATCTGGGAGAACGTTACGTCGTAATCACAAGGGAACTTACCAAAATTTACGAAGAAATAATCCGTGGAAATGTTTCTGAAATTATAGAAAAGCTGGAAGAAAAGCCAATTAAGGGAGAGATTGTTTTATTTATAAGGGCAATAAATGATGATGGTATTTATTTAAAAAATCAATAA
- a CDS encoding S41 family peptidase, whose amino-acid sequence MKKNKIVQAVLGLVLVGMPLFAATTIIKTARNDKNTSAGYSKDATELNRIVDVINIIENNYVGKEATPSKKELYEGAVAGVVNRLKDPYSEYLSKEDLADFSEDMEGEYVGVGMSISKKKGEALEVISPFIGSPAEKVGIKIKDKVIKVDGKDILPLTANETVKLLKGKEGTKVDLEVVREGKKDPMKFTLTRAKIKLEMVESKMLENNIGYVSLLRFGNHVGAEVEKAIKDLQAKGMKGLILDLRSNPGGSLQEAQDIASLFVKEDLIVYLKYKNGQQRNYNRTSKNLGNFPLIVLTNKASASASEIVTGAIKDYKRGTIIGEKTFGKGIVQQVIPLRTEDAIKLTIAQYFTPKGNYIHEKGIEPDIEVKMEELLALKGYANDSEQARKNREKEIEDIIIKDKGAEEAKKIISAGDVQLKRAIEEMNKKIAGTGKRKK is encoded by the coding sequence ATGAAAAAGAACAAAATAGTGCAGGCAGTGTTGGGATTAGTATTGGTAGGTATGCCTTTATTTGCGGCAACTACTATAATAAAGACAGCAAGAAATGACAAAAATACAAGTGCCGGATATTCAAAAGATGCAACAGAATTGAACAGAATTGTGGATGTAATAAATATTATTGAAAATAATTATGTTGGAAAGGAAGCTACTCCAAGTAAAAAGGAGCTTTATGAAGGGGCTGTTGCAGGAGTTGTAAACAGGCTTAAGGATCCTTATTCTGAATACTTGTCCAAAGAGGATCTGGCAGATTTTTCTGAAGACATGGAAGGGGAATATGTTGGAGTTGGAATGAGCATCAGCAAGAAAAAAGGAGAAGCTCTTGAAGTTATTTCGCCATTTATTGGAAGCCCGGCAGAAAAAGTAGGAATTAAAATAAAAGATAAAGTTATAAAAGTCGATGGAAAGGATATCCTACCTCTTACAGCAAATGAAACTGTAAAGCTTTTGAAGGGCAAGGAAGGTACAAAAGTTGATTTAGAAGTAGTTAGGGAAGGCAAAAAGGATCCAATGAAATTCACATTGACAAGAGCGAAAATTAAGCTGGAAATGGTAGAAAGCAAGATGCTTGAAAACAATATCGGTTATGTGAGCTTGTTAAGATTTGGAAATCATGTTGGAGCTGAAGTTGAGAAAGCCATTAAAGATTTACAGGCTAAAGGAATGAAGGGATTAATCTTGGATTTGCGTTCTAATCCGGGAGGATCACTGCAAGAAGCGCAAGATATAGCTTCACTTTTTGTAAAAGAAGATTTAATTGTTTACTTGAAGTATAAAAATGGACAGCAGAGAAACTATAACAGAACTTCAAAAAATCTAGGTAATTTCCCATTAATCGTATTGACAAACAAAGCAAGCGCAAGTGCGTCAGAAATTGTTACAGGTGCAATTAAAGACTACAAACGTGGTACAATCATTGGAGAAAAGACATTTGGAAAAGGAATCGTTCAGCAAGTTATACCTTTAAGAACGGAAGATGCCATAAAACTTACTATTGCCCAATACTTTACACCAAAAGGGAACTACATTCATGAAAAAGGAATTGAACCGGATATAGAAGTGAAAATGGAAGAACTGCTTGCATTGAAAGGATACGCAAATGACAGTGAGCAGGCTAGAAAAAACAGGGAAAAAGAAATTGAAGATATTATTATAAAAGATAAAGGTGCAGAAGAAGCTAAAAAGATTATTTCGGCAGGAGATGTTCAGTTAAAAAGAGCAATTGAAGAAATGAATAAAAAAATAGCAGGAACAGGAAAAAGAAAAAAATAA
- a CDS encoding TlyA family RNA methyltransferase, translating into MKKRLDLILVEREFFETREKAKREIMAGNVIINEQVVTKAGTMFKDNDELNIRIKDKLKYVSRGGLKLEKAIKAWNLDFSDKLVLDIGASTGGFTDCALQNGARRVYSVDVGKNQLDWKLRNNEKVVSLEEIHIKDLKEEDIGNEKVDFIVIDVSFISLTKVIPYFEKFLDRNGKIVMLVKPQFEVGREKIGKNGVVENEEYHDEAIKKIISFSKECGYELAGVEDSPIKGAKGNKEFLMLLRYP; encoded by the coding sequence ATGAAAAAAAGACTGGATTTAATCCTGGTAGAGCGGGAGTTTTTTGAAACAAGGGAAAAAGCCAAGCGGGAAATAATGGCTGGAAACGTTATTATAAATGAGCAGGTTGTAACAAAGGCTGGAACAATGTTTAAGGACAATGATGAGCTGAATATTCGTATTAAAGACAAATTAAAATATGTCAGCCGTGGTGGATTAAAGCTGGAAAAAGCTATAAAGGCATGGAATTTGGATTTTAGTGATAAATTGGTGCTTGATATTGGGGCATCTACAGGCGGATTTACAGACTGTGCATTGCAGAATGGGGCAAGGCGTGTATATAGCGTTGATGTTGGAAAAAATCAGCTTGACTGGAAATTGAGGAATAATGAAAAAGTTGTTTCATTGGAGGAAATACACATAAAGGATTTGAAGGAAGAGGATATTGGGAATGAAAAGGTGGATTTCATTGTAATTGATGTTTCTTTTATTTCCTTGACAAAGGTTATTCCATATTTTGAGAAATTTCTTGACAGAAATGGAAAAATTGTAATGTTAGTTAAGCCTCAATTTGAAGTTGGAAGAGAAAAAATTGGCAAAAATGGTGTTGTGGAAAATGAAGAATATCATGATGAAGCCATAAAAAAAATAATTTCCTTTTCAAAGGAATGTGGATATGAACTGGCTGGTGTAGAAGATTCGCCAATAAAAGGTGCAAAGGGAAATAAAGAATTTTTAATGTTATTAAGATATCCATAA
- a CDS encoding divergent PAP2 family protein: MSGGILFGNRLLDVAAISCFSAQFYKVFFPVFKGQKPQWARLIQTGGMPSSHASTVVSLVTGVFLLKGFSSIEFAISMVFAGIVLYDATGVRQQAGKHAKALNTLVEAIEHHDGIEIINEKFKELLGHTPLEVFWGSVLGVVIGFLFKGYILG; the protein is encoded by the coding sequence ATGAGTGGAGGAATACTGTTTGGTAACAGGCTTCTTGATGTTGCGGCTATTTCATGCTTTTCAGCACAGTTTTATAAAGTTTTTTTTCCTGTATTCAAGGGACAGAAACCTCAGTGGGCAAGACTTATCCAGACTGGCGGAATGCCAAGTTCCCATGCTTCGACAGTTGTTTCCCTTGTAACAGGTGTATTTTTGCTAAAAGGATTCAGTTCAATCGAATTTGCAATTTCGATGGTATTTGCAGGAATTGTTTTATATGATGCGACAGGAGTAAGACAGCAGGCCGGGAAACATGCAAAAGCCTTGAATACATTAGTGGAAGCCATTGAACATCACGACGGTATAGAAATAATTAATGAAAAATTTAAGGAGCTTCTTGGACATACGCCGTTGGAAGTATTTTGGGGAAGCGTTCTTGGAGTTGTCATAGGGTTTTTATTCAAAGGATACATATTAGGTTAA
- the yhbY gene encoding ribosome assembly RNA-binding protein YhbY, with translation MIQLSSKERAFLKKLAHNLDPIVRIGKDGIDENVLKSIAEVVKKRELIKVKILQNSSVEFDREMAAEVAQKTKSVFVDKIGNVLIFFKPKTTKDAKITPEFNEFRKSKGNKR, from the coding sequence ATGATACAGCTTTCAAGCAAGGAGAGAGCTTTTTTAAAGAAATTGGCACATAATCTGGATCCGATTGTAAGAATCGGAAAAGATGGAATTGATGAGAATGTTCTAAAGTCAATTGCCGAAGTTGTGAAAAAAAGAGAATTGATAAAAGTCAAAATTCTGCAAAATTCATCAGTTGAATTTGACAGGGAGATGGCAGCGGAAGTTGCTCAAAAAACAAAATCAGTATTTGTAGATAAAATAGGAAATGTGTTAATATTTTTCAAGCCTAAGACTACAAAGGATGCAAAAATTACGCCTGAATTTAATGAATTTAGAAAAAGTAAAGGAAATAAAAGATAA
- a CDS encoding ribonuclease J produces MSEKEKAEFGNQTFKRNFSKKEDINKIKSGMKRFRRKSTNRRHLDEKNEIRYIPRVNDRNRHIDRKVDGKEKEEKMYVIPLGGIEEVGKNMTAFQYKDEIIVVDAGLTFPEDEHLGIDVIIPDFSYLESNRHKIKGLLLTHGHEDHIGAIPYFYQKLGTENIPMYGGRLTLALAKAKFEKKDAKLPKEKVISGRTILKVSKYFTVEFISVTHSIADCYAICIKTPAATILHSGDFKVDLTPVDGEGFDFGRLAQLGEEGVDLLLSDSTNAQIPGFTPSERTVGESLKDEFSKADGRIILAAFASHVHRLQQIVNIATKHGRKIAIDGRSMVKIFEICSNLGYLKIPKDIMIDIDKVETYPADKVLILCTGTQGEPLAALSRIANGTHKYISLREGDTVVISATPIPGNEKAATKNINQLMKRDASVVFEKGIGIHVSGHGCQEEQKLMINLVKPKFFLPVHGEYAMIKKHKELAMAVGVPEKNVILSENGAKLELSKSQFRNVGKVPSGATFIDGFGIGDIGNAVLKDRQNLADDGIVIISISQYRNGKFNKQVELVTRGFVYNKDAEKLLSETKELVRLELSSMENEGIKEIGKIKQRIRAKVGEFLNKETDREPIILPIIMEV; encoded by the coding sequence ATGTCAGAAAAAGAAAAAGCTGAGTTCGGAAATCAAACTTTTAAAAGAAATTTTTCAAAAAAGGAAGATATTAATAAAATAAAATCAGGAATGAAAAGATTTAGAAGGAAAAGTACGAACCGAAGACATTTAGATGAAAAAAATGAAATACGTTATATTCCAAGAGTGAACGACAGGAATAGACACATAGACAGAAAAGTTGACGGAAAAGAAAAAGAAGAGAAAATGTACGTAATCCCGCTTGGAGGAATTGAGGAAGTCGGGAAAAATATGACAGCTTTTCAATATAAGGATGAAATTATTGTGGTGGACGCAGGGCTCACTTTCCCTGAAGATGAGCATTTGGGAATAGATGTCATCATTCCAGACTTTTCATATCTGGAGTCAAATAGACACAAAATAAAAGGCTTGCTTTTGACACACGGACACGAAGATCATATAGGGGCAATCCCTTATTTCTACCAAAAATTAGGGACAGAAAATATTCCTATGTACGGGGGAAGACTGACACTTGCACTTGCGAAGGCAAAATTTGAGAAAAAAGATGCAAAACTTCCAAAAGAAAAAGTAATTAGCGGCAGAACGATTTTAAAAGTATCAAAATACTTTACAGTGGAATTTATAAGCGTAACGCACAGTATCGCAGACTGTTATGCAATTTGTATAAAAACTCCTGCGGCAACAATTTTGCACTCTGGAGATTTTAAAGTTGACTTGACACCAGTTGATGGGGAAGGATTTGACTTTGGAAGATTGGCCCAGCTAGGTGAGGAAGGTGTAGATTTACTGCTTTCAGACAGTACAAATGCACAAATTCCTGGATTTACGCCATCGGAGAGAACAGTTGGGGAAAGTTTGAAGGATGAATTTTCAAAAGCTGATGGAAGAATTATTTTGGCTGCATTTGCCTCACACGTGCATAGATTACAGCAAATCGTAAATATTGCGACAAAACATGGAAGAAAAATCGCAATTGACGGAAGAAGCATGGTAAAAATCTTTGAAATCTGCTCAAACCTTGGATATTTGAAAATACCAAAAGATATAATGATTGATATTGATAAAGTTGAAACATATCCAGCTGACAAGGTGCTTATTTTATGTACTGGAACACAAGGGGAACCGCTTGCAGCACTTTCAAGAATAGCAAACGGAACGCATAAATATATTTCGCTAAGGGAAGGGGACACAGTTGTAATTTCGGCAACGCCTATTCCAGGAAATGAGAAGGCTGCGACTAAAAATATAAATCAGCTTATGAAACGTGATGCAAGTGTTGTATTTGAAAAAGGAATCGGGATACACGTATCAGGGCATGGCTGTCAGGAAGAGCAGAAGCTGATGATAAATCTTGTAAAACCTAAGTTCTTTTTGCCGGTGCATGGCGAATATGCAATGATAAAGAAACATAAGGAACTGGCAATGGCTGTTGGAGTTCCTGAAAAAAATGTTATTTTGTCAGAAAATGGAGCAAAGCTGGAATTATCCAAAAGTCAATTTAGAAACGTGGGAAAAGTGCCTAGCGGCGCAACGTTCATTGATGGATTTGGAATTGGGGATATTGGGAATGCCGTATTGAAAGACAGACAAAATCTGGCTGATGATGGGATAGTTATTATTTCGATTTCTCAATATAGAAATGGAAAGTTCAATAAACAGGTGGAACTTGTAACTCGTGGATTTGTGTACAATAAAGATGCTGAAAAACTGTTGTCCGAGACAAAAGAGCTAGTCAGACTGGAACTTAGCAGTATGGAAAACGAAGGAATAAAAGAAATAGGCAAAATTAAACAGAGAATAAGGGCAAAAGTAGGAGAGTTCCTAAACAAGGAAACAGACAGGGAGCCTATAATTTTACCGATTATAATGGAGGTTTAG
- the mrdA gene encoding penicillin-binding protein 2, which produces MRELDKEEKNIRFIVFLVLVGTVFLLLVARLFILQVLDASEYAEQALQNRIRTNVIKATRGEIYDREGKLLAKNTTGYQVIHLHTQPLSPKDVALLKEIKNMTEEQIDARLSQERKAVAERIKETITDINKISQITGYQVDYLIDRFFKQQRMGTDKRILVIEDLEKQVALRAIEKIDNDRIDIVEYNKRYYPEDSLASHVIGYVKPISEKEFKDLEKEGYRNSDLIGKKGVERSYDKEMKGQDGKENVEVDAKGNVIRQMETTESVAGKNVYLSLDMELQKYMTDAFSGKSGAFIAMEAKTGKIITFVSNPEISLNLLSSRIPDNQWSELVNSKAKPLVNKGIAGLYPPGSTFKAITGTGILESGISPYATVNSTGQYRYGKLIFRDSHKHGSGITNFAKSIEQSVNTYYYVFSQKAGVQNIVKYAKEFGIGSKTGIDIPGELSGTLPSPEWKKKRFKKKQDQRWLPGDLINMSIGQGYVLVTPIQIASAYQAIANNGVQLKPTVVDRFVTYSGKVENNAPKVVRKLNISPKNLKLLQNALRLPVSGYGGTAKLLRIGGYPVSAKTGTAQNSGFGDNHSWIAGYFPSDNPQIVFVSIVEGGGYGGVASGNVALKFILKYRDKYVIKKTQQEMLKKKEAEEKKKQQEANNNKKLANR; this is translated from the coding sequence ATGAGAGAATTAGATAAAGAAGAAAAAAATATACGGTTTATAGTTTTTCTTGTTCTTGTGGGAACAGTTTTTTTACTATTGGTAGCACGATTATTTATATTACAGGTATTAGATGCGTCTGAGTATGCAGAACAGGCGTTACAAAACAGAATTAGAACCAATGTAATAAAAGCTACACGTGGAGAAATCTATGACAGGGAAGGGAAATTACTTGCGAAAAATACAACAGGTTATCAAGTAATTCATTTGCATACACAACCGTTGAGTCCAAAAGACGTGGCGTTATTAAAAGAAATAAAGAATATGACGGAAGAACAGATAGATGCAAGACTTTCGCAAGAACGAAAAGCAGTTGCAGAGCGTATAAAGGAAACGATAACTGATATAAACAAAATAAGTCAGATTACAGGTTATCAAGTTGATTATTTGATTGACAGATTTTTTAAGCAGCAAAGAATGGGAACGGATAAAAGGATTCTTGTTATCGAAGATTTGGAAAAACAAGTTGCATTAAGGGCAATTGAAAAAATTGATAATGACAGAATTGATATAGTTGAGTATAACAAGAGATATTATCCTGAAGACTCTCTAGCTTCACACGTGATTGGATATGTAAAGCCAATCAGTGAAAAGGAATTTAAGGATTTGGAAAAAGAAGGTTACAGAAATAGTGACTTGATTGGGAAAAAAGGTGTGGAACGTTCTTATGACAAGGAAATGAAAGGACAAGATGGAAAGGAAAATGTCGAAGTTGACGCCAAGGGAAATGTTATAAGACAAATGGAAACAACTGAAAGTGTCGCAGGGAAAAACGTCTATTTATCACTTGATATGGAGTTGCAAAAATATATGACAGACGCTTTTTCAGGAAAAAGCGGAGCTTTTATTGCAATGGAGGCAAAAACTGGGAAAATTATTACATTTGTCAGCAATCCTGAAATCAGTTTAAATTTATTAAGTTCAAGAATACCCGATAATCAGTGGAGTGAACTAGTAAATTCAAAGGCAAAGCCACTTGTAAATAAAGGTATTGCTGGACTTTATCCTCCAGGATCTACTTTTAAGGCAATAACTGGGACAGGGATTCTGGAATCAGGAATTTCGCCATATGCAACAGTAAATTCAACAGGGCAATATCGATATGGAAAGCTGATATTCAGAGATTCACATAAACATGGGAGCGGGATAACTAACTTTGCAAAATCTATTGAGCAATCTGTAAATACGTATTATTATGTTTTTTCCCAGAAAGCCGGAGTGCAAAATATAGTAAAATACGCCAAAGAATTTGGAATTGGATCTAAAACTGGAATTGATATTCCAGGAGAATTGTCTGGGACTTTGCCAAGCCCTGAATGGAAGAAAAAAAGATTTAAGAAAAAACAGGATCAGCGATGGCTGCCTGGGGATTTGATAAATATGTCAATAGGGCAAGGGTATGTATTGGTAACTCCTATTCAAATCGCTTCTGCCTATCAGGCTATTGCGAATAATGGGGTTCAGTTAAAACCTACAGTTGTGGACAGATTTGTAACTTATTCAGGAAAAGTTGAAAATAATGCTCCAAAAGTTGTAAGAAAATTAAATATCAGCCCCAAAAATCTGAAATTATTGCAGAATGCTTTAAGATTGCCTGTAAGCGGTTATGGAGGGACTGCAAAACTGTTAAGGATTGGCGGTTATCCAGTTTCTGCAAAAACAGGGACGGCACAAAACTCGGGTTTTGGAGATAATCACTCATGGATTGCAGGATATTTTCCATCAGACAACCCTCAAATTGTATTTGTATCCATTGTAGAAGGTGGAGGATACGGGGGAGTAGCTTCTGGAAATGTGGCACTTAAATTTATACTGAAATACAGAGATAAATACGTTATTAAGAAAACTCAGCAAGAAATGCTGAAAAAGAAAGAAGCCGAAGAAAAGAAAAAACAGCAGGAAGCAAATAATAATAAAAAACTGGCAAACAGATAA
- the rsfS gene encoding ribosome silencing factor encodes MSEVNNNYEKEVQEIINIMEDKKAQDIKVYDMRGKSPFFDYSILCTGSSSRNIEAIATDIKKSLDNVKSVEGLEEANWVLIDAGDLIVSVFSKDAREYYRLDDFYNGVNEENDGE; translated from the coding sequence ATGAGCGAAGTAAATAATAATTATGAAAAAGAAGTTCAAGAGATAATTAATATTATGGAAGATAAAAAGGCACAGGATATAAAGGTGTATGACATGAGAGGGAAATCACCATTTTTTGATTATTCGATTTTGTGTACTGGGAGTTCTTCCAGAAATATTGAAGCGATAGCGACTGATATAAAGAAGAGCCTTGATAATGTGAAAAGCGTGGAAGGACTTGAAGAGGCAAACTGGGTTCTTATTGACGCAGGGGATTTAATTGTCAGCGTGTTTAGCAAGGATGCAAGGGAATATTACAGATTAGATGATTTTTATAATGGCGTGAATGAAGAAAATGATGGAGAATAG
- a CDS encoding 16S rRNA (uracil(1498)-N(3))-methyltransferase, with the protein MLTVIAEKENIDENNGKILIKEKSDCNHIQNVYRLNIGDELRIIDGEYEYFTKIAEISKKEVAVKILGKKEDKYSLNVNIDVAMGILKNDKMNMAIQKLTEIGVNRIIPLKTERVVVKISEKKEKWDVVVRESLKQCRGVKFTEITPVKKLTEIDYQKYDKIIFAYENSGESKSLSEIIKKEDKNILYIIGPEGGITQEEVDFLKNNKAIEISLGKRILRAETAAIVVCGVIANFYM; encoded by the coding sequence TTGTTGACTGTAATAGCGGAAAAAGAAAATATTGATGAAAATAATGGGAAAATTTTGATAAAGGAAAAGTCAGACTGTAATCACATTCAGAATGTTTATCGTCTAAATATAGGCGATGAATTGCGGATAATTGATGGAGAATATGAATATTTTACGAAAATTGCCGAAATTTCAAAAAAGGAAGTCGCTGTAAAAATATTGGGAAAAAAAGAAGACAAATACTCCTTAAATGTAAATATTGATGTTGCAATGGGAATTTTGAAGAATGATAAAATGAATATGGCAATACAGAAACTGACAGAAATTGGAGTAAATAGGATAATTCCCTTAAAAACCGAAAGAGTTGTCGTAAAAATTAGTGAAAAAAAGGAAAAGTGGGATGTAGTTGTAAGGGAATCCCTGAAACAATGCAGGGGGGTAAAATTTACTGAAATTACACCTGTAAAAAAACTGACAGAAATTGATTATCAGAAATATGATAAAATAATATTTGCTTATGAAAATAGTGGTGAATCAAAATCATTGTCAGAAATAATAAAAAAAGAAGATAAAAATATTTTATACATAATTGGCCCGGAAGGTGGAATCACACAAGAGGAAGTTGATTTTTTAAAAAATAATAAGGCGATAGAAATCAGTTTGGGAAAACGTATTTTGAGGGCAGAAACTGCGGCAATTGTGGTGTGTGGAGTTATTGCCAATTTTTATATGTAA
- the ruvB gene encoding Holliday junction branch migration DNA helicase RuvB, with protein sequence MNEERILEPKELGEDNIQRSLRPRTFKEYIGQQDLKEKMNIFIKAAKMRNESLDHILLYGPPGLGKTTLAGVIATEMGVNLKITTGPVLEKAGDLAAILTSLEENDILFIDEIHRLNTSVEEILYPAMEDGELDILIGKGPSARSIRVELPRFTLIGATTRAGQLSTPLRDRFGVTHRMEYYQLEELKEIIRRGANILNISYDEDGITEIAKRSRGTPRIANRLLKRARDFALVEGSGVLEKESVDGILRLLGVDDNGLDELDRNILLSIINVYNGGPVGIETLSLLLGEDRRTIEEVYEPYLVKIGFIKRTPRGRVVTEFGYRHLGIEKIFGEKGK encoded by the coding sequence ATGAATGAGGAAAGAATATTGGAACCTAAGGAATTAGGGGAAGACAATATTCAAAGAAGTTTACGGCCAAGAACTTTTAAGGAATATATTGGCCAGCAGGATTTGAAAGAGAAAATGAATATATTTATAAAGGCTGCTAAAATGAGGAATGAATCGCTTGATCATATTTTATTATATGGACCGCCAGGACTGGGGAAAACTACCCTTGCGGGAGTTATTGCCACAGAAATGGGAGTGAACTTGAAGATAACAACTGGGCCTGTACTGGAGAAAGCGGGAGATTTAGCGGCTATTTTGACGTCTTTGGAGGAAAATGATATTTTGTTTATTGATGAGATTCATAGATTGAATACATCGGTGGAGGAAATTTTATATCCTGCAATGGAAGACGGGGAACTGGATATTCTTATTGGGAAAGGACCATCTGCGAGAAGTATTCGTGTGGAATTGCCACGATTTACGCTAATTGGGGCGACTACGAGGGCAGGACAGCTAAGTACACCGCTTCGTGATAGATTTGGAGTTACTCATAGGATGGAATACTATCAATTAGAAGAATTGAAGGAAATTATACGACGAGGGGCAAATATTCTTAATATTTCATATGATGAGGACGGAATTACGGAAATTGCCAAAAGAAGCCGAGGAACACCTAGAATTGCAAATAGGCTATTGAAAAGGGCAAGGGACTTTGCGTTGGTGGAAGGTTCAGGTGTTTTGGAAAAGGAAAGCGTTGATGGTATTCTAAGGCTTCTGGGAGTGGATGATAATGGACTTGATGAATTAGATAGGAATATTTTGCTTTCAATTATAAATGTGTACAATGGTGGGCCTGTCGGAATCGAAACATTGTCGCTTTTACTCGGGGAAGACAGACGGACGATAGAGGAAGTTTATGAGCCGTATTTAGTGAAAATAGGGTTTATAAAAAGAACTCCACGTGGAAGAGTTGTAACGGAGTTTGGATATAGACATTTGGGAATTGAAAAAATATTTGGTGAAAAAGGAAAATAA
- a CDS encoding DUF445 domain-containing protein, with protein MGNLLIQLAIMVFVGIIIGWFTNYLAIKLLFRPYKEINLLFFKIQGLIPKNRDRISVNIAETIEKELISVEYITEKLKNGNAFNDDILDKLLDKIIGEKLKNSVLEKNPLLKMFLNDSLIEKIKSYFKKSILENKEEIVEEIIKIAKDKINFKEIMLEKMKNFSLEEMEQIILSVSKNELKHIEIIGGVLGGVIALFQFFIMLLLKQI; from the coding sequence TTGGGAAATTTATTAATACAGCTTGCCATAATGGTTTTTGTCGGAATAATTATAGGATGGTTTACAAATTATCTGGCAATAAAGCTGCTATTCAGGCCTTATAAGGAAATAAACCTGCTATTTTTTAAAATACAGGGACTAATCCCTAAAAATCGGGACAGAATTTCAGTAAACATTGCTGAAACAATAGAAAAGGAACTTATCTCAGTGGAATACATTACTGAAAAACTAAAAAATGGCAATGCTTTTAACGATGATATTCTGGATAAACTGCTTGACAAAATTATAGGCGAAAAGCTGAAAAATAGTGTATTAGAAAAAAATCCGCTATTAAAAATGTTTTTAAATGATTCATTAATAGAAAAAATAAAATCATATTTTAAAAAGTCAATTTTAGAAAACAAAGAGGAAATAGTGGAAGAAATAATAAAAATCGCAAAAGATAAAATAAACTTTAAAGAAATAATGTTGGAAAAAATGAAAAACTTTTCACTGGAAGAAATGGAACAAATTATTTTATCCGTATCTAAAAATGAATTGAAGCATATTGAAATTATTGGCGGAGTATTGGGAGGAGTAATTGCATTATTTCAATTTTTTATAATGCTATTACTAAAACAGATATAA
- a CDS encoding flavodoxin domain-containing protein — MATLNIIYYTGTGNTADMAKYIGEGAENAGATVRLINVEEADESAVNADFIAFGSPAGGAEEVAPEMVEFIEGIKDKIFGKTVGLFGSYDWGQGGWMETWREEMINEGFSIVNDGLIIHLAVDDDEKIEKCREYGRAIAG, encoded by the coding sequence ATGGCAACATTAAATATAATTTATTACACAGGTACTGGAAATACTGCAGATATGGCAAAATACATTGGCGAAGGTGCAGAAAATGCTGGAGCCACTGTAAGACTGATAAATGTGGAAGAAGCTGATGAAAGTGCAGTTAATGCTGATTTTATAGCATTCGGATCGCCTGCTGGAGGAGCAGAAGAAGTTGCGCCTGAAATGGTAGAATTTATTGAAGGGATAAAAGACAAGATTTTTGGAAAAACAGTTGGGCTTTTTGGCTCCTATGACTGGGGACAAGGCGGCTGGATGGAGACTTGGCGTGAAGAAATGATAAATGAAGGATTTTCTATTGTAAATGACGGACTTATCATTCATCTGGCTGTTGACGATGATGAAAAAATTGAAAAATGTAGAGAATATGGAAGGGCAATTGCTGGATAA